ATAAGCGAGGGTCTGATACTAGTTCTTGTGAACAACAGAGGCCTCAGACCTCTAGTAAATGGCTGCAAAAACAAGTAACGTggtcaaaataagaaaatattgtAAGGAAGACAAACATTTACAAAATCTACAATaagaaatcaaggaaaagacaCTTATAATGTCGGTTGAAATATCGATAGTCACAGGTCCTAAATCCAACTGACATGAAGAACTGGCCCCCCAAGTCATTTGGATGGCAGGGGAGATCAATGATGTTGGCGGTCTTGGGGAACTGGATAAGGTAGTAGACACCATCACCTTCAGTTTTGGTGTTAGGGCTGGCcttaagacaaaaaaaaaaaaaaaaaggatgtcCTCTGGGGTGGGGGCCTCCCACTTATTCTTAAGAAACAATTATTTAAGGCATGCTAAGAGGCGATGAGTGTTGGGGGAGTTGGAATGAAGCTAACTTCACAAAAGTAAGGAAGTCCTTGAAGTACAAGCTCAGCGGGAGGCGAAGCTCCAAGCCCCAAAATTGTCCTCCATGGGGacaaagtgttggggttttaggcctgaattaaaacccaatttcttcgTAATCTCATtctattgtcaataaaagaatagaaatcaaattttgacttggtcaatcactttgctcacatgttttattttcatgattatttatttaatataaacttctattaaatcctgagcatatagctaatcgcatttatagtgacataataacagtgtaatataaatatgattatctatCCAAAATAAGTtactcctaagattagtcagtgcacaggatttacactaacttcccattctacgatataatctacttacacatcgcagcgttatgttctttctagaacattagcaaagtagataagatcaaatgtatttgttacatcagattggaccgatattgacagtagataggataagtaaacataccgttattatctattctagtcatatcatatagttgaccataggttaatgcaatctcaattcttagtggttagtattctaactgattgtattatttgagttctttgacttgttcattaccagcttaccctacggactagcccatacttacatcttgggaactcggcagtataattgagtgggagtgttaatcatggatatgaacatctatagcttctaaagaacaagtgaaacgatggtttccttttagtttggttcaaggtggtaaatgatagagatctcatttaagaaattaaattagtttactgaaatatcatttacaaggaactaagtgttttaaggataaaatacaatgagaggtaaaacagtattttagtcctatctcattgtagaacgtctatagaggattgagtgacagttatggttgtaaaaatggacaaTTAATAGtgcatctatatttgttatatagcgttctatgaattcaagagtgcaattccaagtcttaagtggagtcacgaggaattaataaattagtaaatttatttgttagatttatgataacttattgggggcttgatttcataggcccatggtccccagtgtaccttggataaaatcatctagatagtctcaattaattgatttaaatatcaattagaattatcaaagttgaccaggtcaattttggatagtttcacagagttatgtaatttagagaataaaagagaaattatggcagatttattaattaagataaattggtatctgaattaataaataattttaaatcaaggttcaaattataaataattaattttataaatgatttaaataattatttaatcaattaaatcaatagaaaataatacaggccttgattttaagtccagtgggtttataatcaaatgggaaatttcacgggcctaaagtccatgataatttcgacctagggcttcaaattggctattattttatttattttttaattaaataaatgacataaattagtctataaaagaagtgctaagagagagttgaaaacataagttttGACAAGTcggaagtcagattttctgatagtttttagattctctctaaacacaagcccttttctaagcctctatgttattttctcttcttctctctgtagctatctcatgtgttgagaattacccactctagtctaggtgattctaaagatactttggaagactgtgaagataatagaagatcggttcagtttcttaataatactctgcgacagaatggatacaagggttagagaaactgaaggaaggactcattcattccgctgcgtatactataagtattcttatcattatttctctttgaattcaattttagaaacatgttctaggttatctcatattaaattgtttcatattagatctacatgaaaataaataaagatcctgcatgAGTTTCCCAACACAAAGCTCCTCTCACCTTCGAGCGCAAGACGGGAACTTCGAGTCCATCTAGATTCCATGGCCCCTCATTATTTTATTTACCAATGGCATGGAAATTATTCTAGAGACTATTCTCTCGGCCTCATAGAAACTATTTGCATTAACATcaacctccctctccaccacttgTACAAAGTGGGGAATGGGGATCTCCGAGACCTGCCAGCTATGGGAAGGATAGCCAACTACATTCTTGTTCTTTTGTTagttcattttttaattaattaagctcgGTTGGGCACAAAGTAGTGCTAACTGTTAGTGGTGACCTCACGATATAATTATGGATAAGGACCATGAAAGTCAAGAGAGTTGGTTGTGTTTAGTAACTAGAAGAGGGTCTTAGGAGAACCCAACCTAAGGTTTAAAGGGACATGTTTCGCGAGTTGGAGTCCTTACAAGCTAGAGGGAGTTTAAAATCCATGTGCGTGGATCCATGTGTGCCCCTAAGCCATGCACCCTTAATCTTGGAGAGCACTGTCACCTCGGAAACCGCGTGTCAGAATCCTAGTTTTGGGAAGTGGTTTAAGGCAAAACTTCCCAAGAAGTGTGACTCATAAGCTACTCAGTTTTGAGGTAAGAAACCCATAACTTTTAGCCTaaatttttcttcatttaaacttaaaacacaaaaaatgTCGTGAAATCCACCTATTTTAGCCACTATCTCAACATCTGCAGGTAAATAAGCGTACACTACACGCTTTTCCTCACAAAACAATAGCATACGAGCCCAAGATAGTTGTTCAGTTCGAAGCAAATATCGAAGAAATTTACAGAAGACATGACTAGAGCAAAGATAGAGTTGGTAGTGGGACGCTTGAaaaatattactttgcagtccaCTCTCTTGGAGAGGATAAAGAAGGGTCAGATGAGGGATTCACAGTTGATGAAGTTTAGAGAAGATgacctagctggagtagctaaggactattccattacagagatgggtttgttgagatacaaggataaGATTTTTGTTCCAATGGACATGCGTATCAGGTGATAGATCCTTGTTaaatctcataccacaccatatTCGTTACAtgcaggcaccatgaagatgtatcaggatctaaggtcattgtattggtggcctagcatgaagaaggacgtggtcaGCTATGTGGCAAAGTGGCTtacctgtcagtaggtgaaggtTGAACACCAGCACCCAgtggggttgttacagcctttagctattctcgagtggaaattggaagatattactatggactttgtaggATGCTTGCtaggacagtggggcaacatgactcggtatgggtgatagtagacaaatataccaagtcagctcattttctgccgtTGAGGACAAACTATACTGTGGATCAGCATACAGAGCTATATGTGAGGGATCCTCTTATCCATTGCAAATCATTTTTACTaagagatttggaaaatggacgtcaaaacGAATTTTCTAAATAGCCACCTCGATGAAAGTATCTTTATGGTACAACCAGAGGGTTTCGTAGAAAAAGGCCAAGAGAAAAATGTTTGCAAACTgcaaaggtccatttatggacttcaACAAGCGTCGAGATTATGGAACATAAGATTTGACCAAGTTGTTAAATCTTATGGTTTTGATCAAAATGTCAATGATCCTTATGTATACAAGCAAATTGACAAGGACGAAGTGATCTTTCTagttgtttaccgagattttcggaaacggtattaataaaaaataagcgAGATTAAGGATAAGGGATTTGGaagatataaacaagatttttacgtggttggggcgttcatgagccttagtccacgagatagttgtattagagcttggaaagtctataacaatggagtttctctctatgttttagcagagtaactgtataccagCCAAAAAAGAGATCctttctccagtgctctgtcacctgtatttataaGCTCACAGGGGCACTGGGCTTGGGctgggctgacccgggcccaacaaggatataaataccacttgcttctctatcggaagcccaatacaaaggataaaaatataaaagacaaagaATGATCAAAGCCCACTGGGGCTGCCCAAAGCATATATTTCAcccgacaaaatggggcttttggtctgggcattccgaGTTATGAAGCAAATTCAGGGGACAAAATCAGTCAGTGTAGTGGCAGCACAGGTCTGAactagcggcgtgcaatcccgatgtggccttttccgcaggtgaaaagtggggagaACCCCCACGAGTCATGGGGCGGATTCAGGGTTgcggatgctttatcctgccaaccctgaggacttgacccgggttttcttacctctatccctcttcgtttaccgtaGGCCCGGATCATCTCCATAgggcccggatcgtttaccaggctccgggactgTTTGCATACATTCCGACCGTAACCCCAAACAACTGTACGTCTCCCGGATTATCGTCCTGGATCATCCTTCCTGGACACCGTCCGGGTCTGGACCCACACTTGGGCCATCGATGCCGATCATTCCCTGCCAAGCGGACCTGGGCTGGGCCCAACCCCAATTGCCCAGTTAatgggcctggaccaccgtcccgGGCCTAAGGccggaaatggggataacactagTATTATACAtagatgatatattactcattAGGAATGATGTGAATAAATTATCTAACGTAAAAGTCTGGCTAGCcaaccaattccaaatgaaagatttgggagaggcaAGCTACGTTCTTTGGATACAATTAATTTGTGACCGCAAGAAGAAGTTGTTGGCATTGTGTCAAGCatcttatatagataaaatacttGCAAAGTATGCGATGCAGAACTCCAAGAAGGGAAACCTCACATCTCTTCATGATGTTCACCTCTCCAAGAAtcaatgtcctaagacaccccaagaggaagaggaaatgagaTGAATACCCTATGCTTTCGCAATACAAATATGCAAGCATAATCAGACCTGACATTTGCTATGTTATGGGTATAGTCAGTGGGTACCAGTCAAATGCAGGATTCGATCACTGGACAACAAtcaaacatattctcaagtatcttaggagaacaaaagactatatgctagtatatttcaGAGAGAATTTGATTCCAATTAATTATATAGATTCTGACTTCCAATCCGACAAAGATTCCTAAAAATCTACGTCTGGATCTGATTTCACACTTGGGGGTGGAAAAATTATAAGGAGAAGTATAAAGCAAACTtgtattgcagactccaccatggaagcagaATACGTAGTTGCaagtgaagcagctaaggaggttgtaTGGCTTAGGAAGTTTATGGGTGATTTGAAaattgttccagatatggataaaccaaTCATACTCTACTGTGACAACAGCGGAGTGGTTGTCAACTCAAGAGAACAGAGAAGCCATATATAAGAGAGCTAAGCATATATTTTTTGGTATACTGTActcgtactagctcgataacacagaggtaggattttggtattgaaaggaaataattaaaaataataatgtatTTTTTGTAATCTCACGAATTAATATTATTTGAGAAATAATatgtaaaatattatttatgaaataatatttaatggcaataaaattatattgataattttgtgaaattaatattttattgaaaattaatttaatcatattgaattttgtggtataattgtaaactacataaaataatatgataaaagctCAATCCCTATTTTCCAATTCCCAAACACCGTTGAATGCAACAAATCTGGAAATAGTCCaatttgtataaaaaaaaaataggtcaaaaattaaaactataacataAAGCAGCAAAAATCGATTTCTATCAAGATCTGTCGAGACCTATTGAGGTCCAACTATCGAGTGCAATCGAGGCAGACAATCCAATGTAATTCTTATGCTTCTATTGAGGTCCATCGAGGCATATCAAGGTAGCCAATGGACATAAACGTACGAGAGTtttatcgaggaccatcgaggtgTTAAAATCCTAACACTATCGAGGCACATCATGGTCTATCGAGCATCATCAAGCCTCTATTCATGCAATCCATCGAGGCATTTCGAGTTTCATTGAAAATCATCGAGGCAGACGAAAAACCCAGAAAGGAACGTAAATTCATTtcgaaaaattacaataaaacatgaatGCATACACAGATCTATTCAAAATAGCACAAGCAATGTAGATAAACAAGTTTTCTcgctacatataacaaatatatatttagcAATACGAATTTTTCCCCTAGATCCGAAAGggaatccaaaatgaagtttcttaGCTCGAAAGGATTCACAACTTGCTCCTAGATCCAAAATCCAAAATGAGCTTGAAAATTAGTATAGATTAATATAATGGTGGCTGCCTTTGTGTATGAGAACtcagagagatagagagagaaaacgTGAGAGATAGAGAAGGAGAAAAAAGATGGAAACTTATGTCAAATGCATTTTGGGAATGAAAGGGAATACTGAGATAAAAATGTAATGTTTTTTTAGCTTAATATTATTTTGACATAGGACCCCCTTTAtgcattaaaaatcaaatttccctAAGGAAATTACCCTTTGTCTTTTCAAATGAAGATGCCAAATTATTCTCATTTTTTAGAGAATAATATAATAGATtacaactaattaaggttttaaaGCTTGTATTGAATTTCACAATATCTCATATGAATATTTATCTTGCAACAATAATTTAAGTGGAAAAATAAGTAACGATTACATGCATCTTAAGAAAACTAATTAGTAAATTAACTTGTCAAGTAGTTGAAACACAGACAACTTCTTTCTTTCTCTAGAAACCAATTCAACCAATGAAGCCCAGGAATCAGGCTCAGGTTTAAATCCCAGTTCTACCAATCCAAGCAAGGCCATGGCTGCCTCTTCTACCATTCCTGCATTACAAAGGCGAAGTAGCAACTCATTTGAAGTTGCATAATGTGGGACAAACCCTCTTCCCAGCATCAAATCCAACAAGTCTGTTGCCTTTTTAAGATCATTCTGTTGACATAAGAAATTCAACAAAATTCTGTAACTTCCCTTGTTCAGATACACACCTTCGTAAGGAAGTTTTTCAAGCATTTCAAGGGATTCCTCAAATTTAGCTTCCCTACAGAGTCCTCCAAGTATCACGTTAAAGGTTACTACATCAGGCCTGCAATTTTTCTCTTTCATCTCTTTCAGCAAGTCCATAGCTTTATCTGTCCTTCCAACTCTACTGAAGCAATTAATCATAGTTGTATAGCAAATTTTGTCAGGTTTCAGACCAAAGTTTTTCATCTCATCAAAAACCTCTTCAGCTTCCACAAATCTTCTCCTCTTACAGAAACCATTTATCATGGCTGAGTAGTTGTATATATTTGGGTCGAATCCGTTGCTTTTCATGAACTCCATTATCTTCTTTGCCTTGTCAGTGTCACCTTTGCggcaaaacccattaatcaaGACATTGTATGTCAGGGCATCAGGCAAGATTTGATCCTTTGAGATCATTTCCTCAAAAAGTTGGATTGCTTCTTTAAGTTTCCCACTTTCACAGAGACCATTTATCAAAGTTGAGTATGTAATCAGATTAGGATAAGAAATTTTGGCCACCTTCATTTCTTTCACAACCTCAAAGGCAGAGTCAATATCCCCTTTCTTGCAATGGTGCTTAACTAATATATTGAAAATGCAAGTATTTGGCTTCAAGTTAAGATTCTTCCTTGAATGCATGAGAAGCTGTCGAGCCAAATCAACTCGGTGCGCTTCAACTAGGATGTTGAGACAAGTACTGATGGCTTTTACTGAAGGCTTTTCCCGAACAATAGGTTGGATGGCATAGAATATCTCAAGCACTTTTTCATCCAAAGAGGACTTTGAAAATTGCTTCATGAGAGTCAGGAATATAGGCTCATGAATTTTGCAAGTTTCATAGGTCATCTGACGAAGAATTGTATCAACTGCCTGGAACTTCTTGGACATGGCAAGCTTGTGAAGTATAGTTGAATAGGTTGCATTGTTATGATTGAAACCATTCTGCTCTGAGACAGTGTTGAATATTTCCAATGCACGTTGTGGATCTTTCTCATTTATGATCAAGTTGATCGCAGTTTCGTGAgaaatgtatttggtttttcTCCGACCATCTATGGAAAAGGTTGCAAGATCGGTTGGAGGGTCTGGTTTTCGGGGACTGGGTTTTGAAAGCTGAAGGGGAGAGATCCATGGAACTGAAGAAGATGCTGCTAATGTTGAGTAAAAGAACCTGCACTGCAAAGCAGAAGTAACTCTCACTAGATTCATGAAAATTTGCTGATTGTTTTACAAAGCCTTGTCATCTGAAGAAGTTAAGAACCCGTTAGTAGAAAGACTATAGACAAGTTTAAACAACAGTAGAGGAAGACTTGggaaaaaaacacacacacacacaacatCGGGATAAGGGGAAACAAATAAACCTTAGTACCCTAAACACAAAATTAGACCAGAAAGAAAAAGGAGAGGGGAGTGCAGAATTGGGCAAATTGTAGTCCAAACTGATCTCGACGAGATCCTTGAAAAAACGAAGTTTATTTAAACTCCGCAAACACAATAAACACAATATTAGGAAAGGAAAATTAGGGATAACAAAATCTGAGATAATCACAAGCTCACATAGACATTTTAACATACACTCGATGTTCGGGTAAAAAACAATAATTGCATATCATTCAACATACAGTTTCATCATCGTGCTACATTAGGTTCAGagatcaataataataataataaacgaaAACCAAAAAAATAGCAGCATAACAATAAAGTCTAAAGAATAAATCTACAAGTTTTCATCAAGTATTGCTTACTGAAAAAAGCTGTCACGCGAGTAGGGTGGTGGGAGGCTGGCCGACTGGATGATGAGAGATCTCACTCACGCTCAGCTCAGGCTTAAGCGTTTAGCACTGTCATTGGTAGTACTAGTAAGGACTCGTTAGGGCGGAACAGAGAATGAAAAAAGGATGGGTGACCGTTTTctttatatgttttaattttgAAAGGTTTTCCTTATGGTTTTGTAAAGGTAATAACTATGTTGTTTTATTTaggtgtagtttttttttttaagggaaATTTGACGGTGGATACTTGATATTATATCATATTTCAGAACAGAAAATTAACAGACATCTCAAATATAtactattttataaaattttaactaTTATGCCCCTTCTATTagactctcattctctctctcaaaTTATCTCCCTCTACCAAGGCAGTCCCACCACTATCACTACTATTTTCTCATGGCTAGAAGCTCTTGTTTCTCTCTTTTCTCATTCTCTCTACCCTACCCTGACCATTCGAAAACAAAGAGTAAAAAAGAAACTCACAAATATTGATGCaccattaattaatttttgtaatctacataaaaaatttaaggatttaaatattctaaacgtgtagatctcgaaaaaatattaaaagaaaaaaaaacaaaaactaacATCTAAGCGAAAAGTTATACCTCGCCAAAATTTTCGTTAAACTTTAGCACAGAACATTGCATTTGCATCGTTTTTGGgccaaaaaaatcaagttttttgtGGATGCATCGCATTTGCATCGTTTTtgggtaaaaaaaaattaagacttCATAAATGCATCGCAGAAGCATCACATTTGTATCGTTTTGGtcaaaaattaagttttcatgaGTGCATCACAGAAGCATGGCATTTGCATCGTTTTTTAGTGTTTAAAAATTAAGATTTTGTGCTTGCATCGCTTTTGCCCAAAAATCAAGATTGCATCTCTTTTGCAATGTTTTTGCGATGCATTCATGAAAACTTGATTCTTAGCCAAAAATGATGCGTATGCAatgtgtcacgggctgacattttgacagcggaaatgcccatgcggcaccttgactcctctgagccaaggtcaaccttcaaaccattcgaataacaatgggcacatttttcgcgcgaccgtgtgcctctgcacacttccgtctctcgaacaactctcgctgagtcatgctctcaagcatctatgagtgcaatcatgcatcaaggctatgtagccaagacactcacactgtccataggttctcactatggcatggcaaatcccaacaccgatgctcaccccgacattcgcaagtcaaagtagcatgtgtggctaagagccaacaccaagctgacgtgccaacacctcccatcatgtcccaCTCGATattatccgattagctcacgtcacagaccaaggactcccatacgtccatggtctaatcctcaaggcaccatatcatcatgcatgttggcaggccctcgagattggctgccagactagtagcacacactggacctctgtcctactcaagcatagtgcaccctccaatgtttgcatgctaacaagtcccacgaatgacttcccgtgccctctcgtgtcgagattcatggccatggcgcaccgcgacatctctcgaaggtttgggccacgttccatgcaagcggcatcccggcaagccaagggaaccgtacccttaaacctctggcagcacacttcgacgcactaccggggcagcccggtaatgtccatgagtactcctactcatggagacatatgagtcccctcgtggacctcatatgcccgccctactagtcctcccaactagtagtagctcacttgacgcacctacaccagggggtggtggagagctgacaccaggtgctccccctacaaagagccttctgagcttttagccttctaccaggaacatatatgatttttgcttgggagacatatttggcttccagctctccaattctccgaatctcccaaatctgatCATACCATtgtgttcattgacccttcaatatggaacctaccaagtctcgtccatttctgggcaatattgaagatatttacgaaaatgccactgccgtacaaactaggcatcagcatgctcactaGCCTGCACCCTCGAGTGCGCATCTGACcaagcgccatcctagcttgtaacatgccctcaaggtcGGCATGCTACACAATGCTTATGCGATGCATCCAAAAAaacttgtattttaaaataaaaataattaatatatttttaaaataaaaactaagtaaacgtgcatatatatatatatactagatacaagcaacgtgcaatatgcacgtttgcttagttttacttatagactttattaattatttttattaaatttatattaatgtcatatataaattttgaaataaatatcatagtttaattaaataatttatttatttttgtttaagtttatgtttgttgtgacaacaagatattatatattatatgtttaatgtaatattaaatattataagtagattttaaatttaagtttcttgctagatttaaaaaaaaaacaatttgttgctaaatcacaatagattatattatatgtttaatatgatattattataataagtgagtttaagtttagttaaattttatttaagttataaaatgtatgattttattatttttaaataattatcattgtaaaatatctcaaaaatatcatttttttagttttaattatttattttattttatttaagtttaagtatttacaaactaccgttaaatataagaatattctgttaaatacaataatattctgttaaagttaacattaaataaataaaaatccgttaaaaccaaaaaatttcattatttacagacttattatatagaagagatacgGTTGAGATGACTTAAATTTTATACGTAATTAAAGGCTTAGATTTAAGGGTTGTAGAAAAAAACGAGAGCACATTTGActatcactacaccaaatacccatttccataacacatgaatataatagaaATGAAAAAGAGTTATGGTAAATGTTATGTATGTAGCAAAATAAAAAGGCGGTAATATTTTGGGAGCCCGCCACTCATAcattttttttcagaaaaaatcaCACCAATTTCGGactcaccattttcttcttcggctaagCAAAGTCCGAACACTATCTTCGGTTTCATCATCCCTGCTTCAAATCTGAGCTCacatctcctccatccctcatatctcctccatctctctctcgtctttctctatctctctgtc
The Humulus lupulus chromosome 6, drHumLupu1.1, whole genome shotgun sequence DNA segment above includes these coding regions:
- the LOC133782589 gene encoding pentatricopeptide repeat-containing protein At5g18475-like; this encodes MNLVRVTSALQCRFFYSTLAASSSVPWISPLQLSKPSPRKPDPPTDLATFSIDGRRKTKYISHETAINLIINEKDPQRALEIFNTVSEQNGFNHNNATYSTILHKLAMSKKFQAVDTILRQMTYETCKIHEPIFLTLMKQFSKSSLDEKVLEIFYAIQPIVREKPSVKAISTCLNILVEAHRVDLARQLLMHSRKNLNLKPNTCIFNILVKHHCKKGDIDSAFEVVKEMKVAKISYPNLITYSTLINGLCESGKLKEAIQLFEEMISKDQILPDALTYNVLINGFCRKGDTDKAKKIMEFMKSNGFDPNIYNYSAMINGFCKRRRFVEAEEVFDEMKNFGLKPDKICYTTMINCFSRVGRTDKAMDLLKEMKEKNCRPDVVTFNVILGGLCREAKFEESLEMLEKLPYEGVYLNKGSYRILLNFLCQQNDLKKATDLLDLMLGRGFVPHYATSNELLLRLCNAGMVEEAAMALLGLVELGFKPEPDSWASLVELVSRERKKLSVFQLLDKLIY